One genomic window of Coffea eugenioides isolate CCC68of chromosome 1, Ceug_1.0, whole genome shotgun sequence includes the following:
- the LOC113765914 gene encoding uncharacterized protein LOC113765914 — protein MDYLTFLYSCKGNLNHIYDICKEFYRPEKQQRSLTEYFMDFKRVYEELNSLLPFRTDVKTQQSQREQMAVMSFLAGLPVEFDAARTQILSSPEIVSFHDTFTRVLRTEGSLSTSNVTGALVSRSGVGRGNNGRNSGKNGTGGVVGLDNTTQINESVSTVRNHAIPYVRVGTFMVDLNSNPRLQISQPRKTIMCLLTNSYSSLLMSLPALPSSRPHKNLLTHLLVPILLLLITQDLMTGKIIGKGRESGGLYTLETRSSKVQKPVACSSTLTPLEIHCRLGHPSLPTLKKLCPSFQNLSHLNCESCQFAKHHRLPYLSRVNKRATSSFELVHFDIWGPCPIVSKSGFKYFVTFVDDYSRVTCSQGEEDNILVYTVTTTGPTRPPITQVYSRCPQHIDSHPPPSSLSTDSSPDPSLPQSLDSSLDLPIALRKDSTSLPQRLSKALEHPDWRAAMEEEMMALDNNVNHDGSVARLKARLVAKGYAQTYGVDYSDTFSPVAKLISARLFISLAATNNWPLFSEVVEEFGMKKCNTDHSVFYQQSEVGIILLVVYVDDIVITGSNNTGKLGAKLCSAPIIPNMQLTADGGELVSDPEMYRRLVGKLYYLTVTRLDIAYSVLKLIKDLQLDIVSSLEREWTFFDLSVWYYFKNWSNIAN, from the exons ATGGATTATTTGACATTTTTGTATTCTTGTAAGGGTAATTTAAATCATATATATGATATTTGCAAGGAATTTTACCGTCCAGAAAAACAGCAGAGATCCCTTACAGAatattttatggattttaaACGTGTGTATGAGGAATTGAATTCTCTCCTTCCTTTTAGGACTGATGTAAAAACTCAACAGTCTCAACGGGAACAAATGGCTGTAATGAGTTTTCTTGCAGGATTACCAGTTGAGTTTGATGCTGCTCGAACACAAATTCTCTCTAGCCCAGAGATTGTTTCCTTCCATGATACTTTCACACGAGTGTTGAGAACCGAGGGATCTTTGTCTACTTCCAATGTTACCGGTGCTCTCGTGAGTCGAAGTGGAGTTGGTCGAGGAAATAATGGTAGAAACAGTGGCAAAAATGGGACTGGTGGGGTTGTTGGTCTGGACAATACAACTCAAATCAACGAGTCTGTTAGCACTGTAAGAAACCATGCCATACCATACGTACGTGTTGGGACCTTCATGGTAGACCTCAACAGCAACCCCCGTTTGCAAATTTCGCAACCCAGGAAAACAATTATGTGCCTTCTGACAAATTCATACTCATCTCTGCTGATGAGTTTGCCCGCTTTACCGAGTTCCAGGCCTCACAAAAATCTGCTAACCCATCTTCTAGTACCAATCCTCCTTCTATTGATTACTCAG GATCTTATGACGGGGAAGATTATTGGTAAAGGACGTGAGTCTGGCGGCCTGTATACACTTGAAACCCGTTCATCGAAAGTGCAGAAACCTGTTGCATGTTCTTCTACCTTGActcctcttgaaattcactgtcgTTTGGGTCATCCATCTTTACCCACATTGAAGAAGTTGTGTCCAAGTTTTCAGAATTTATCCCATTTAAATTGTGAGTCATGCCAATTTGCCAAGCATCATCGTTTGCCATACTTGTCTAGAGTCAATAAACGGGCTACATCATCTTTTGAATTAGTGCACTTTGATATTTGGGGCCCTTGTCCAATAGTATCTAAATCTGGTTTTAAGTATTTTGTCACTTTTGTTGATGACTACTCTCGTGTTACTTG TAGTCAGGGGGAGGAAGATAATATTCTAGTCTACACTGTTACAACTACTGGTCCTACCAGACCACCGATCACTCAAGTGTATTCTCGTTGTCCTCAACACATAGACTCACATCCTCCACCATCTTCTCTGTCTACAGATTCGAGTCCTGATCCATCGCTTCCTCAGTCTCTAGATTCCAGTCTTGATTTGCCTATTGCTTTAAGGAAAG ATTCAACATCTCTTCCTCAACGCTTATCTAAGGCTTTGGAACATCCTGATTGGCGGGCTGCTATGGAGGAAGAAATGATGGCTCTAGATAATAATG TCAATCATGATGGCTCTGTTGCTCGCCTCAAAGCTCGTCTTGTTGCAAAAGGGTATGCTCAGACATATGGGGTGGATTACTCAGACACGTTTTCTCCAGTAGCAAAACTTATCTCTGCTCGATTATTTATTTCCCTTGCTGCTACTAATAATTGGCCCTT ATTCAGTGAGGTGGTTGAAGAGTTTGGCATGAAGAAGTGTAATACTGATCATTCTGTCTTTTATCAACAATCTGAAGTTGGTATTATCCTATTAGTGgtttatgttgatgatattgttATTACTGGTAGTAATAATACAG GAAAGCTAGGTGCTAAGCTATGTAGTGCACCAATAATTCCCAACATGCAACTTACAGCAGATGGTGGGGAGTTAGTCTCAGATCCTGAAATGTACCGGAGGTTAGTCGGAAAATTGTATTATCTTACTGTGACTCGTCTGGACATTGCATATTCG GTTCTAAAATTGATCAAAGATCTACAATTGGATATTGTGTCTTCGTTGGAG CGAGAGTGGACATTCTTCGATTTGAGTGTCTGGTATTATTTCAAAAACTGGTCTAATATTGCTAATTGA